One window of Microbacterium sp. Root61 genomic DNA carries:
- a CDS encoding choice-of-anchor D domain-containing protein yields MGWASARRNAGSGRTKRWTAIAAVAMALVASAVVFTPQPTQAAGLLPVTPTSIDFGAVPVGETSEWVTLSFGDGNGGSVSLPQNVEYSSPSCSSTCTIRVRFAPTSPMILSGVIAISGFGLADGVTVPVTGIGTQAGITVTPSSVEFGTVVIGSSATRTATVANTGNIPVDLTRFHVSAPFVITGGTCVVGALAPGATCTIDVTFTPYAYIGYQYRLAIDTSQVGTVTASLSALGVVPSESFTIAPTATGFPDTLVGATSPTQSLTVTNTGNVPTTPTADRVSGPFSVASTTCRGALAPGATCVYSLIFSPTEVGAATGSVRVESGTGASATATLDGIAIAPQLVPSESTLDFGDVEVGKISRSASLKITNAGSAATPVTVTATGQFTADAAACAGSLAPGASCDVSVTYRPVVGGAASGTLTAVGGTSTTTVALEGTGQPLRVDVASLDLGVVPVGSSATATAMITNVSGAAVPVTVPQPDAPFSLSENCPATLPAHTSCEVTVTFDPTKAGAATSSLVVSSPLADDLTVALTGSAFDPIFLLGVTPPSSTFASTEVGQTSPTVPFVVKNNGNMPIVFDAVSANGDFSVESTTCTGTLVIGATCEVAATFAPTKAGDRTGTLSITSNAKTVTAELAGAGLAPKLEADPASVDFGDVVVNESSAPTVVKITNTGSAAAPVTVTATGRFTADAAACAASLAPGASCDVAVTYSPLAGGAASGTLTAVGGVSTTTVALEGNGLPLQIDVAALDLGAVAIGDTAAKTVTITNLSGTPVPVSVGLAAASARAAAPAGSPFGVETDCPESLPGGATCTATVTFAPTEIGAATARLAVTAVDAQEVLVDLTGEGEAAVVPPTPSPAPTTAALPATGLGPTTFGIAAGGAFALAGGFALFWMLRRRAGGSAQR; encoded by the coding sequence ATGGGGTGGGCGTCAGCACGACGCAACGCAGGATCGGGCCGGACGAAGCGGTGGACGGCGATCGCGGCCGTCGCGATGGCGCTGGTCGCCTCGGCGGTGGTCTTCACCCCGCAGCCGACGCAGGCAGCCGGCCTGCTGCCGGTGACGCCGACATCGATCGACTTCGGTGCAGTGCCCGTGGGGGAGACGAGCGAGTGGGTCACGTTGTCGTTCGGAGACGGGAATGGTGGTTCGGTCTCTCTCCCGCAGAACGTCGAATACTCTTCCCCCTCGTGCAGCTCGACGTGCACGATCCGAGTGCGCTTTGCTCCGACGTCGCCGATGATCCTGTCCGGAGTCATCGCCATCAGTGGTTTCGGTCTCGCCGACGGCGTGACCGTGCCGGTGACCGGCATCGGCACACAAGCGGGGATCACCGTGACGCCGTCCTCGGTTGAGTTCGGCACGGTGGTCATCGGAAGTTCGGCCACACGGACCGCGACGGTCGCCAACACGGGCAACATCCCGGTCGATCTCACCCGCTTCCACGTATCGGCTCCCTTCGTGATCACGGGTGGCACGTGCGTTGTCGGGGCATTGGCTCCCGGCGCCACCTGCACGATCGATGTCACTTTCACGCCCTACGCGTACATCGGGTATCAGTATCGGTTGGCGATCGATACGTCGCAGGTGGGCACAGTGACGGCGTCTCTCTCGGCACTGGGCGTGGTTCCGAGTGAGTCGTTCACCATCGCTCCGACCGCCACCGGATTCCCCGACACACTCGTCGGCGCGACGTCGCCCACCCAGAGCCTCACCGTCACGAACACCGGCAATGTGCCGACCACCCCCACCGCAGACCGCGTCTCGGGCCCGTTCTCCGTCGCATCGACGACGTGTCGGGGCGCGCTCGCGCCCGGGGCCACCTGTGTCTACTCGCTCATCTTCTCCCCGACCGAGGTCGGGGCCGCGACGGGGAGTGTCCGTGTGGAGTCGGGCACAGGTGCAAGCGCGACCGCCACGCTCGACGGGATCGCCATCGCCCCCCAGCTGGTGCCGAGCGAGAGCACCTTGGACTTCGGCGACGTCGAGGTGGGCAAGATCTCCCGCTCGGCCTCGCTGAAGATCACGAACGCAGGGTCGGCGGCGACGCCGGTCACCGTGACGGCGACGGGTCAGTTCACCGCGGATGCCGCAGCCTGTGCGGGTTCGCTGGCACCGGGTGCGTCGTGCGATGTGTCGGTGACCTATCGGCCGGTGGTCGGTGGTGCCGCGTCGGGCACGCTCACTGCGGTGGGCGGGACCTCCACGACAACGGTCGCGCTGGAGGGAACCGGTCAGCCGCTGCGCGTGGATGTGGCATCGCTGGATCTCGGAGTCGTCCCGGTCGGGTCGTCGGCGACGGCGACCGCGATGATCACGAACGTCAGTGGCGCGGCGGTGCCGGTGACGGTTCCGCAGCCGGATGCGCCGTTCTCCCTCTCGGAGAACTGCCCGGCGACCTTGCCGGCACACACGTCGTGCGAGGTCACGGTGACGTTCGATCCGACCAAGGCCGGTGCAGCGACGTCGAGCCTTGTGGTCTCGAGCCCGCTGGCGGACGACCTCACGGTGGCACTGACGGGCTCGGCGTTCGATCCGATCTTCCTGCTCGGCGTGACGCCCCCGTCGTCGACCTTCGCGTCGACAGAGGTCGGTCAGACCTCGCCCACGGTGCCGTTCGTAGTGAAGAACAACGGCAACATGCCGATCGTGTTCGATGCCGTCTCCGCCAATGGCGACTTCTCGGTAGAGAGCACGACGTGCACGGGCACGCTTGTGATCGGTGCGACGTGCGAGGTGGCCGCGACGTTCGCGCCGACGAAGGCCGGCGACCGCACCGGTACCTTGTCGATCACCTCGAACGCCAAGACGGTCACGGCGGAGCTCGCAGGAGCGGGACTGGCTCCGAAGCTGGAGGCTGACCCGGCATCGGTCGATTTCGGCGATGTCGTGGTGAACGAGAGCTCTGCACCGACGGTTGTGAAGATCACGAACACGGGGTCGGCGGCCGCACCGGTCACCGTGACGGCGACGGGTCGGTTCACCGCGGATGCCGCGGCCTGTGCCGCGTCGCTGGCACCGGGTGCGTCCTGCGACGTGGCGGTGACCTACTCGCCCCTGGCCGGTGGTGCCGCGTCCGGGACGCTCACCGCCGTCGGCGGGGTGTCGACGACGACGGTCGCGCTGGAGGGCAATGGCCTGCCGCTGCAGATCGACGTGGCAGCCCTCGACCTGGGCGCCGTCGCGATCGGCGACACCGCGGCCAAGACGGTGACGATCACCAACCTCAGTGGGACGCCGGTGCCGGTCTCGGTAGGGTTGGCCGCGGCATCCGCTCGCGCGGCCGCACCCGCCGGTTCCCCGTTCGGTGTCGAGACGGACTGCCCGGAGTCCCTGCCCGGCGGTGCGACGTGCACCGCGACCGTGACGTTCGCGCCGACCGAAATCGGAGCGGCGACCGCTCGCCTGGCGGTCACGGCAGTCGATGCGCAGGAAGTCCTGGTCGACCTGACAGGTGAGGGCGAGGCCGCGGTCGTCCCGCCGACACCCAGCCCCGCTCCGACCACCGCCGCACTTCCGGCGACCGGACTCGGCCCGACGACGTTCGGCATCGCGGCGGGCGGTGCGTTCGCGCTCGCCGGCGGGTTCGCATTGTTCTGGATGCTGCGCCGCCGAGCCGGCGGAAGCGCGCAGCGCTGA
- a CDS encoding DUF1801 domain-containing protein, with amino-acid sequence MEPTSLDVVEFVAHVQPERRRRDAEVLLPLFQRATGEQPVLWGSIIGFGEYHYKYPSGHEGDTAAAGFAPRKAATSIYLVDGVGAHEDRLARLGPHTTGVGCLYIKDAAKIDLDVLEEIVRTSYRTVTSGTFGQRARDGGAS; translated from the coding sequence ATGGAACCGACATCTCTCGACGTCGTCGAGTTCGTCGCGCACGTGCAGCCGGAGCGACGCCGTCGCGACGCCGAAGTGCTGCTGCCGCTGTTCCAGCGGGCGACCGGGGAGCAGCCCGTGCTGTGGGGATCGATCATCGGGTTCGGCGAGTACCACTACAAGTACCCGAGCGGCCATGAGGGCGATACGGCTGCGGCCGGGTTCGCACCGCGCAAGGCGGCGACGAGCATCTACCTCGTCGACGGCGTCGGCGCTCACGAGGACCGCCTCGCGCGGCTCGGGCCGCATACGACGGGCGTCGGATGCCTCTACATCAAGGACGCCGCGAAGATCGACCTCGACGTGCTGGAGGAGATCGTGCGCACCTCGTACCGCACCGTGACATCGGGCACATTCGGCCAGCGCGCCCGAGACGGCGGCGCCTCCTAG
- a CDS encoding HhH-GPD-type base excision DNA repair protein, whose translation MSLHITADDAADSLLSESPLALLIGMLLDQQVAMETAFAGPLKIQERIGSVDAETLAGYDPEALAEVFKTTPAIHRFPGSMAGRVQDLCAALEREWGGDAAAIWTQGSPSGAEVLKRLKALPGFGEQKAKIFLALLGKQCGFDGDGWREASAPYGEEGSHRSVADIVSPESLTLVREHKRAMKAAAKG comes from the coding sequence ATGAGCCTCCACATCACCGCGGACGACGCCGCCGACAGCCTCCTCTCGGAGAGCCCCCTCGCCCTGCTGATCGGGATGCTGCTGGACCAGCAGGTCGCGATGGAAACGGCTTTCGCGGGTCCGCTGAAGATCCAGGAGCGCATCGGATCGGTGGATGCCGAGACCCTCGCCGGCTACGACCCCGAGGCGCTCGCGGAGGTCTTCAAGACGACTCCCGCGATCCACCGCTTCCCGGGTTCGATGGCCGGCCGCGTGCAGGACCTGTGCGCCGCACTCGAGCGGGAGTGGGGCGGAGACGCCGCCGCGATCTGGACGCAGGGATCGCCGTCCGGCGCGGAGGTGCTGAAGCGGCTCAAGGCGCTGCCGGGCTTCGGCGAGCAGAAGGCGAAGATCTTCCTCGCACTCCTCGGCAAGCAGTGCGGGTTCGACGGCGACGGCTGGCGCGAGGCATCTGCTCCCTACGGTGAAGAGGGCTCGCACCGTTCGGTGGCCGACATCGTCTCGCCCGAGTCGCTCACGCTCGTGCGCGAGCACAAGCGGGCCATGAAGGCTGCGGCGAAGGGCTGA
- a CDS encoding FtsX-like permease family protein: MSPNARARFVSAARLGAKRTTARLGLVGSIAFTIAVSVALLCGLLAWISLDSRDALDGAIPAADEVGGWAQVQTRIADDTDAQDAAASALFDQLFGDTADIERMLVGEPGSDAERVAWRITPHRATLDGAAVLRLDQGVTALSTAFRESDAAVQGSESSGSLGVSLDSAAQGVRASAAIAPVPVAIAGILAWFAVLELGRLLGAARGREAGLLRARGLSRGQSASLSFTESAAIVAAATVVGFGVALGLLALRPGGAATVLTTWPLALGLLVVLTATLAIAQARAARIASSARASAGRAAQAASIGVAALVVLGAAVLVWQSVSLRSLPSDDPWRVGVTALAPTFGVAAVGILAVLLFAPLATTVAAVAGRSPGLSPAYPARQVARRVVAFSVAVALVAIALCGATLAASYIATWRSASTDSAQLAAGTDLRADFAARPVLPADVATAGAVDGVTADSPAIAVPIVAGELAAALVALPADAIPKVMLAVPGAAQPMDLAATLAGDPVGLELPEGSTGLALGGLSTPQAWSDNDGNGVDIPNPDAGSDLIARMWVTDATGATVSVDTTIAATPEGEGRRFVAAGDLPDGAAPWRLIAVDLSRGRGWQNGLQQLRIEELRVASLADGVVEPVDIELPQTVTLTGWGLEQPSTSLLWSSTGATATVVPAVVTTAFAQVLGLTVGDDAGIRFDGTGRSYTVEVAAVVDAIPGVGSGPGMLTSLDVLSAASLVTGPRVDPPLEPPLANQVWAAGPPSAAADLVEVLDVSVETPMDAASAVTAGLVAAWWACAIGGALLAGVALVALLTALTGQRAGEVLVLRAVGVAPRRQARMRTVEASVVVILAAALGTVGGFVLSWLVIPGLAEAAVPGTDVEATFAVDPWPILAAVVVIGVALVAFSIGGSTAVRRQGASTRLEEAAP; this comes from the coding sequence ATGTCCCCGAACGCCCGAGCGCGATTCGTGTCGGCCGCGCGGCTCGGGGCGAAGCGCACGACGGCGCGTCTCGGTCTGGTCGGCAGCATCGCGTTCACGATCGCGGTGTCGGTCGCTCTGCTCTGCGGGCTTCTCGCCTGGATCTCGCTCGACTCCCGCGACGCTCTCGACGGTGCGATACCCGCCGCCGACGAGGTGGGCGGCTGGGCGCAGGTGCAGACGCGGATCGCCGACGATACGGACGCGCAGGATGCCGCGGCATCCGCGCTGTTCGATCAGCTCTTCGGCGACACGGCCGATATCGAGCGGATGCTGGTGGGCGAACCGGGCAGCGATGCGGAGCGTGTCGCGTGGCGGATCACGCCGCATCGCGCCACGCTCGACGGCGCGGCCGTGCTGCGGCTGGACCAAGGGGTCACCGCGCTGTCGACGGCGTTCCGGGAATCGGATGCCGCGGTGCAGGGCAGCGAGTCTTCCGGGTCGCTCGGCGTCAGTCTCGACTCGGCGGCGCAAGGGGTGCGGGCATCGGCGGCGATCGCCCCGGTGCCGGTGGCGATCGCCGGGATCCTCGCCTGGTTCGCCGTGCTCGAGCTCGGCCGCCTGCTCGGCGCGGCGCGCGGGCGTGAAGCCGGACTGCTGCGGGCGCGCGGGCTGTCGCGCGGGCAGTCGGCGTCGCTGTCGTTCACGGAATCGGCGGCGATCGTGGCCGCGGCGACCGTCGTCGGCTTCGGGGTCGCGCTCGGACTGCTCGCTCTCCGACCCGGGGGAGCGGCCACCGTGCTCACGACCTGGCCGCTCGCGCTCGGGCTGCTGGTCGTGCTGACCGCGACCCTTGCCATCGCCCAGGCACGCGCCGCGCGGATCGCGTCCTCCGCACGCGCGAGCGCCGGGCGTGCGGCCCAGGCCGCCTCGATCGGTGTCGCCGCACTCGTCGTGCTCGGGGCGGCCGTGCTGGTGTGGCAGTCGGTGTCGCTGCGCAGCCTGCCCTCCGACGACCCGTGGCGCGTCGGGGTCACCGCCCTGGCTCCGACGTTCGGCGTGGCCGCCGTCGGGATCCTCGCGGTGCTGCTGTTCGCTCCGCTGGCGACCACGGTCGCCGCGGTGGCGGGACGTTCGCCCGGACTCTCTCCGGCGTATCCCGCCCGCCAGGTGGCGCGGCGCGTGGTCGCCTTCTCGGTGGCGGTCGCGCTGGTGGCGATCGCCCTGTGCGGAGCGACGCTCGCTGCGTCGTACATCGCGACCTGGCGGTCGGCCTCGACCGACTCGGCGCAGCTGGCCGCCGGCACAGACCTGCGCGCCGACTTCGCCGCACGGCCGGTGCTGCCCGCGGATGTCGCGACCGCGGGGGCGGTCGACGGAGTCACCGCCGATTCCCCGGCGATCGCCGTGCCGATCGTCGCGGGCGAGCTCGCGGCGGCGCTCGTGGCCCTCCCGGCGGACGCGATCCCGAAGGTCATGCTCGCGGTGCCCGGTGCCGCGCAGCCGATGGATCTCGCCGCAACCCTGGCCGGCGACCCCGTCGGGCTGGAGCTGCCCGAGGGGTCGACGGGGCTCGCGCTCGGCGGGCTGTCGACCCCGCAAGCATGGAGCGACAACGACGGCAACGGCGTCGACATCCCGAACCCGGACGCCGGCAGCGACCTCATCGCGCGCATGTGGGTGACGGATGCCACGGGCGCCACCGTATCCGTCGACACCACCATCGCGGCCACTCCCGAGGGAGAGGGCCGCCGCTTCGTCGCGGCGGGGGACCTTCCCGACGGCGCCGCGCCGTGGCGATTGATCGCGGTGGACCTGTCCCGCGGACGCGGCTGGCAGAACGGCCTGCAGCAGCTGCGGATCGAGGAGCTGCGCGTCGCGAGCCTCGCGGACGGCGTCGTCGAACCCGTGGACATCGAGCTTCCGCAGACGGTGACGCTGACCGGATGGGGGCTGGAGCAGCCCTCGACATCCCTGCTGTGGAGTTCGACGGGCGCGACCGCGACCGTCGTCCCCGCCGTCGTCACGACGGCGTTCGCCCAGGTGCTCGGGCTCACCGTGGGCGACGACGCCGGCATCCGCTTCGACGGGACCGGGCGCAGCTACACCGTCGAGGTCGCCGCCGTCGTCGACGCGATTCCGGGCGTCGGGTCGGGCCCCGGAATGCTCACGTCACTGGACGTCCTCAGTGCGGCGTCGCTGGTCACCGGGCCCCGCGTCGACCCGCCCCTGGAGCCGCCGCTCGCGAATCAAGTGTGGGCGGCTGGTCCCCCCTCCGCGGCGGCGGACCTCGTCGAGGTGCTCGATGTGTCGGTCGAGACGCCGATGGATGCCGCATCCGCCGTCACCGCAGGACTCGTGGCCGCCTGGTGGGCGTGCGCGATCGGCGGCGCGCTGCTGGCCGGGGTCGCGCTGGTCGCGCTTCTGACCGCCCTGACCGGGCAGCGTGCCGGCGAAGTGCTGGTGCTGCGCGCGGTCGGCGTCGCGCCGCGTCGACAGGCCCGGATGCGCACGGTCGAGGCATCCGTCGTCGTGATCCTCGCCGCCGCGCTCGGCACCGTCGGAGGGTTCGTGCTGTCGTGGCTCGTCATCCCCGGCCTCGCCGAGGCGGCCGTCCCCGGAACCGACGTCGAGGCCACGTTCGCCGTCGACCCGTGGCCGATCCTCGCCGCCGTGGTGGTCATCGGCGTCGCACTCGTCGCGTTCTCCATCGGCGGCTCGACTGCTGTGCGTCGGCAGGGCGCGTCGACCCGCCTTGAGGAGGCCGCGCCGTGA
- a CDS encoding FtsX-like permease family protein produces the protein MSRTSTAGLIGRHLRTAPGAPIAVALLVFVLTAITVFGPLALTALSDASLRYRLESVSPVARDVDSSVAAPPTVGPGDEALTDLPPGTENRWGAWDADLEQVRRDTRAPTSGALERAQYFTRFGIIKGAVASTYVATDPRFASRIRIDTGRLPEAGLTEGEWQEGIRAAVEEGADLPPVEIVLSTASAEAAEWPLGETRVVAGEAAWPYPLPLTLVGTFDAVDEGDTYWQHATGILTPAVAFDAFSQPFLKPTAFAAPGARLAVSSNMLTTVWYPFQAHAVTADTAPDILAGLRRLTGTTQNIGADAGFGAVVPLGFRTDAIAALETGIGEGRSLTAILAMLAAGPLGVAIAVLVLGCRMMLERRRPALRLLSARGATGGQQRGLLGLEGLLVGVIPAALGAAIAFVVSAAVLPGEVAGPIQAPALLIAPILLALLPAVALAASALSVRSGERIDDPTHSGGWRVVIELAVVGLAVLATALLIVRGVGRPEEPFDPLVVVAPLLLALVVCILTLRVYPVLLRWLLARERRGTGFVGFLGAARALRDPATGLAPVLALVVGVSVAVSAGVLLSTVQSGATAAARAAVGADLQLSASRFDEGAVDEVAGIDGVEAVAAVGALSSAEVSVDENRKLAPLYLVDRATLDEVQAGHPPLVPSDVDLGDGTGAIPILFSARADTVIEPDTGELELERTPATIAGVIDEQAPFSSTASWLLIDDAYAPEVNDTPPPVVSLLVRLAPGTDAATVAAEATALLGPGVRWSSPETVLETVEGGPAAAGLRVALIACIAVAAALSAIAVVMTLVLGTRARRRILALLETLGAPPRVGGALVAWELWPVCATALVAGAAFGAALPLLLLRVVDLQPFTGGIAQPAYVADPLVLTVAIGGFLLATAVFTLIALAISRRARAAAILRTVEES, from the coding sequence GTGAGCCGGACCTCGACCGCGGGCCTGATCGGCCGCCACCTGCGCACCGCACCGGGAGCGCCGATCGCGGTCGCGCTTCTCGTGTTCGTGCTGACCGCGATCACGGTGTTCGGTCCGCTCGCGCTCACCGCGCTCAGCGATGCGTCGCTGCGGTACCGTCTGGAGTCGGTCAGTCCGGTCGCTCGCGACGTCGATTCCTCCGTCGCGGCGCCGCCGACGGTCGGCCCCGGCGATGAGGCGCTGACCGACCTCCCGCCGGGCACCGAGAACAGATGGGGAGCCTGGGACGCCGATCTCGAGCAGGTGCGCCGAGACACCCGCGCACCGACGTCGGGCGCGCTGGAGAGAGCCCAGTACTTCACCCGCTTCGGCATCATCAAAGGTGCCGTGGCCTCTACGTATGTCGCGACCGACCCGCGGTTCGCGTCGCGGATCCGGATCGACACCGGACGCCTGCCGGAGGCCGGCCTCACCGAGGGGGAGTGGCAGGAAGGAATCCGGGCCGCCGTCGAGGAGGGAGCCGACCTGCCGCCGGTGGAGATCGTGCTCTCCACCGCCTCCGCGGAGGCCGCGGAGTGGCCGCTCGGTGAGACGCGAGTCGTCGCGGGAGAAGCGGCGTGGCCGTATCCGCTCCCTCTGACGCTCGTGGGTACGTTCGACGCGGTCGACGAGGGCGATACGTACTGGCAACACGCGACCGGCATCCTGACACCGGCGGTCGCGTTCGACGCCTTCAGTCAGCCCTTCCTCAAGCCCACGGCCTTCGCGGCGCCGGGTGCCCGCCTCGCGGTGTCCAGCAATATGCTCACCACCGTCTGGTATCCGTTCCAGGCCCATGCGGTCACAGCCGATACCGCGCCGGACATCCTCGCCGGTCTCCGACGACTCACCGGTACAACCCAGAACATCGGCGCCGACGCCGGGTTCGGCGCCGTCGTCCCGCTCGGCTTCCGAACCGACGCGATCGCTGCCCTCGAGACCGGCATCGGCGAGGGCCGCTCCCTCACCGCCATCCTCGCGATGCTGGCGGCCGGCCCGCTCGGCGTCGCAATCGCGGTGCTGGTGCTCGGCTGCCGCATGATGCTCGAACGCCGCCGCCCGGCGCTGCGGCTGCTGTCGGCACGCGGCGCCACGGGCGGGCAGCAACGCGGACTGCTCGGGCTCGAGGGGCTTCTGGTCGGGGTGATCCCCGCCGCGCTCGGTGCCGCGATCGCATTCGTCGTCTCGGCCGCCGTTCTCCCGGGCGAGGTGGCAGGCCCCATCCAGGCGCCGGCGCTGCTCATCGCGCCGATCCTGCTCGCACTCCTCCCGGCAGTCGCGCTCGCGGCATCCGCTCTGTCGGTGCGCAGCGGCGAGCGGATCGATGATCCGACCCACAGTGGCGGGTGGCGGGTCGTGATCGAGCTCGCCGTCGTCGGACTCGCGGTGCTGGCGACCGCGCTGCTGATCGTGCGGGGCGTCGGGCGCCCCGAAGAGCCGTTCGACCCGCTCGTGGTCGTCGCCCCGCTGCTGCTGGCACTCGTCGTCTGCATCCTGACCCTGCGCGTGTACCCCGTGCTGCTGCGGTGGCTGCTGGCGCGGGAGCGCCGCGGCACCGGGTTCGTCGGCTTCCTCGGTGCCGCCCGTGCGCTGCGCGACCCGGCGACCGGGCTCGCACCGGTGCTCGCCCTCGTCGTCGGCGTGTCGGTCGCGGTGTCCGCCGGCGTGCTGCTCTCGACCGTGCAGTCCGGCGCGACCGCCGCCGCCCGCGCGGCCGTCGGCGCGGATCTGCAGCTGAGCGCCTCGCGGTTCGACGAGGGCGCTGTCGACGAAGTCGCCGGCATCGACGGCGTCGAGGCGGTCGCGGCGGTCGGTGCACTGTCGTCCGCCGAGGTGAGCGTGGATGAGAATCGCAAGCTCGCCCCGCTCTACCTCGTCGACCGTGCCACCCTCGACGAAGTGCAGGCGGGGCATCCGCCGCTCGTCCCGTCCGACGTCGATCTCGGCGACGGCACGGGCGCGATCCCGATCCTGTTCTCCGCGCGCGCCGACACCGTGATCGAGCCGGACACCGGCGAGCTGGAGCTCGAGCGAACCCCCGCGACCATCGCCGGAGTGATCGACGAGCAGGCGCCGTTCTCGTCGACGGCATCGTGGCTGCTCATCGACGACGCCTACGCGCCGGAAGTCAACGACACGCCCCCGCCGGTGGTGAGCCTCTTGGTCAGGCTTGCGCCGGGGACGGATGCTGCGACCGTCGCCGCGGAGGCGACCGCGCTGCTCGGACCCGGGGTGCGCTGGTCCAGCCCCGAGACGGTGCTGGAGACCGTCGAGGGCGGACCCGCCGCGGCCGGGCTGCGGGTCGCGCTGATCGCGTGCATCGCCGTCGCGGCTGCGCTCAGCGCGATCGCCGTCGTGATGACACTGGTGCTCGGCACGCGGGCGCGGCGCCGCATCCTCGCCCTCCTCGAGACCCTCGGCGCTCCGCCGCGTGTCGGCGGCGCGCTGGTCGCATGGGAGCTGTGGCCGGTCTGCGCGACCGCACTGGTGGCCGGTGCCGCGTTCGGCGCGGCCCTGCCGCTCCTCCTGCTGCGTGTCGTGGACCTCCAGCCGTTCACCGGCGGCATCGCGCAGCCCGCCTACGTGGCCGATCCGCTCGTACTGACCGTCGCCATCGGCGGGTTCCTGCTGGCGACCGCCGTCTTCACCCTCATCGCCCTCGCGATCTCCCGGCGCGCCCGCGCCGCGGCGATCCTCCGTACCGTGGAGGAGTCATGA
- a CDS encoding ABC transporter ATP-binding protein, whose amino-acid sequence MTTPTVTPASTVEPDILCTDLVRIFTTQGVEVQALQGLNLRVERGELVAVVGASGSGKSTLLSILSSLDVPTAGVARVAGRDLLTMTARERVIFRREAVGFVFQQTSRNLLPYLTAAENVAAALAITGRPKGHKERADRVAGLLDLLEVSHCAERRPTEMSGGEQQRAAIAVSIANSPRVLLADEPTGELDDTTSAHVLEAMRSVNRELGVTTLIVTHDPSVSEHVARTVQIRDGRTSTEVLRSTRVDEHGAEEHVAEEYAVLDRVGRLQLPDDFVQALDLRERVRLALEPDHVGVFPGQRKVPAASDVEGSSDDTSTPEETP is encoded by the coding sequence ATGACCACTCCCACCGTCACTCCGGCATCGACCGTCGAGCCCGACATCCTGTGCACGGACCTCGTCCGCATCTTCACGACGCAAGGCGTCGAGGTCCAAGCACTGCAGGGGTTGAACCTCCGGGTGGAGCGCGGCGAACTCGTCGCCGTGGTCGGGGCCTCCGGCTCCGGCAAGTCCACGCTCTTGTCGATCCTGTCCAGCCTCGACGTCCCCACCGCCGGTGTCGCCCGCGTCGCCGGGCGCGACCTCCTCACAATGACCGCCCGCGAGCGGGTGATCTTCCGCCGCGAGGCCGTCGGGTTCGTCTTCCAGCAGACTTCGCGCAACCTGCTGCCGTATCTCACGGCGGCCGAGAACGTGGCTGCGGCCCTTGCCATCACCGGTCGGCCGAAGGGGCACAAGGAGCGCGCCGACCGGGTCGCAGGACTCCTGGACCTGCTCGAGGTGTCGCATTGCGCGGAACGCCGCCCCACCGAGATGTCGGGCGGGGAGCAGCAGCGCGCCGCGATCGCGGTGAGCATCGCCAACAGCCCGCGCGTGCTGCTGGCAGATGAGCCGACCGGTGAGCTGGACGACACCACCAGCGCTCACGTTCTCGAGGCGATGCGCTCGGTCAACCGCGAACTCGGTGTGACGACCCTCATCGTGACGCACGACCCCTCCGTGTCGGAGCACGTGGCCCGTACCGTGCAGATCCGCGACGGGCGCACCTCCACCGAGGTGCTGCGCTCCACGCGCGTCGACGAGCACGGCGCCGAGGAGCACGTCGCCGAGGAGTACGCGGTGCTCGACCGCGTCGGCCGGCTGCAGCTGCCCGACGACTTCGTGCAGGCGCTCGACCTGCGCGAGCGCGTGCGCCTGGCACTGGAGCCCGACCACGTCGGCGTCTTCCCCGGTCAGCGGAAGGTCCCCGCGGCATCCGACGTTGAGGGATCCTCAGACGACACGTCCACCCCCGAGGAGACCCCATGA